The Amycolatopsis sp. DG1A-15b genome window below encodes:
- a CDS encoding helix-turn-helix transcriptional regulator, protein MSESVGERLRELRTERGLTQRELAGPQYSAAYVSSVETGARTPSGDALRFFAQQLGIDAGELLGGRSPRELIELDLELIETADRFLAGDARRATPRMQRIRRRAERLDRPRQAGIALLWLAGYSTGDVRTKYVADAETALSGEPPPVRAMVVPLRAAVLTGWGEVQYSVHLLETCHAELLRDGYPQPSMLLTLRACLAERHLRQGDLERAAEYAGSALRFARGGPAVLAELTRSHVEVCRSHLAADRFADAAASVAAAYDLMQERALHPAMAYCLLARARVRGRSGDVEGALADLGAARETAWPDDVPAITVELAAEYLAAGRLETAAALLDQVRPAIVAGTALAAELRLQLGSLARARGDARRAAEDLRAAVELATGLGARGVLVRALRPLSELLGETGKQAEAADVLRNGLIALGAEDG, encoded by the coding sequence GTGAGCGAGAGCGTCGGCGAACGCCTGCGTGAGCTCCGCACCGAACGCGGGCTCACGCAGCGCGAACTCGCCGGGCCGCAGTACTCCGCGGCGTACGTGTCGTCGGTCGAGACCGGCGCCCGGACGCCGTCGGGGGACGCGCTGCGGTTCTTCGCCCAGCAGCTCGGCATCGACGCGGGCGAGCTGCTCGGCGGCCGGTCCCCGCGTGAGCTGATCGAGCTCGACCTCGAGCTGATCGAGACGGCGGACCGGTTCCTCGCCGGCGACGCCCGTCGCGCCACCCCGCGGATGCAGCGGATCCGGCGCCGCGCCGAGCGGCTGGACCGGCCGCGGCAGGCGGGGATCGCGCTGCTGTGGCTGGCCGGGTATTCGACCGGCGACGTCCGCACCAAGTACGTCGCGGACGCCGAGACGGCCCTGTCGGGTGAGCCGCCGCCGGTGCGGGCGATGGTCGTGCCGCTGCGCGCGGCGGTGCTGACCGGCTGGGGTGAGGTGCAGTATTCGGTGCACCTGCTGGAAACCTGCCACGCCGAGCTGCTGCGCGACGGCTACCCGCAGCCGTCGATGCTGCTGACCCTGCGGGCCTGCCTGGCCGAGCGGCACCTGCGCCAGGGCGACCTGGAGCGGGCGGCCGAGTACGCCGGCTCGGCGTTGCGGTTCGCCCGGGGCGGCCCGGCGGTGCTCGCGGAGCTGACCCGCAGTCACGTCGAGGTGTGCCGCAGCCACCTGGCGGCGGACCGGTTCGCCGACGCGGCCGCGTCGGTCGCCGCGGCCTACGACCTGATGCAGGAACGGGCGCTGCACCCGGCGATGGCGTACTGCCTGCTGGCCAGGGCCCGGGTCCGCGGCCGGTCGGGTGACGTCGAGGGCGCGCTGGCCGACCTCGGGGCGGCGCGGGAGACGGCGTGGCCGGACGACGTCCCGGCCATCACCGTCGAGCTCGCCGCGGAATACCTCGCGGCGGGCCGGCTGGAGACGGCGGCGGCGCTGCTCGACCAGGTCCGCCCGGCGATCGTGGCGGGCACGGCGCTGGCCGCGGAGCTGCGGCTGCAGCTCGGCTCGCTGGCCAGGGCCCGCGGCGACGCGCGGCGCGCGGCCGAGGACCTGCGGGCCGCCGTCGAGCTCGCCACCGGCCTGGGCGCCCGCGGGGTGCTGGTCCGCGCGCTGCGGCCGTTGAGCGAGCTGCTCGGCGAGACGGGGAAGCAGGCGGAGGCGGCGGACGTGCTGCGGAACGGGCTCATCGCGCTGGGCGCGGAAGACGGCTGA
- a CDS encoding M4 family metallopeptidase, which produces MRSPRGLAAIAGLALTFAVPAIPAAAASAPPAATPPEALAARAADQAALNGADRLAKGAGEAFVRTGVTPGGGGLYFASYQRTYHGLPVIGGDAVVVADGAGRVRGTEAARTAPITVGTQAALKAEQATKIAAAKVSTADSTETPKLVVLAGDAPKLAYEVVVSGRDHGKPTRLHVFVDSTTGKILDTRDDVREAGTGNSYYAGTVSIDTSGSGSSYSMTDPGRRGIACGREGGSIFTKSSNTWGNGSGTDLETGCVDVLYSVQTEWKMLADWLGRNGIDGAGGGFRASVGLNDVNAYWDGSSTHFGHSQDNRRQATPMDVVGHEFGHAIFQTTPGGAGSGNENGGLNESTGDIFGALTEYYADNPKDTPDFSVGEGVNLVGQGPIRYMDNPSKVGDPNCYSASIPSTEVHAAAGPQNHWFYLLSQGSGASPTCTNSTVAGVGIQKAGKIFYNGLLKKTSSWNHRAARKATLEAAVALFPGSCTEFAATKAAWDAVSVPAVSGEPACSGQPPAGNDYSLTLSPTSASVQPGQTATTAVTTRITSGTAQTVRLVASGLPEGAKATISPASISSGGTATLTITTSATTPEGTSQVTVTGDGTDADHSAQFSLTVGTGTPPPTGCDGLAEWDSAKAYVPNDVVGHNGHKWTSLWYSTGAEPGAPGSWAVWSDAGAC; this is translated from the coding sequence ATGAGATCCCCACGTGGGCTGGCGGCGATCGCCGGCCTGGCCCTGACGTTCGCGGTGCCGGCGATCCCGGCCGCCGCCGCTTCCGCACCTCCCGCCGCCACCCCGCCCGAGGCGCTCGCCGCCCGCGCCGCCGACCAGGCCGCCCTCAACGGCGCCGACCGGCTCGCGAAGGGCGCCGGGGAGGCCTTCGTCCGCACCGGAGTCACCCCGGGTGGCGGCGGGCTCTACTTCGCCTCCTACCAGCGCACCTACCACGGCTTGCCGGTCATCGGCGGCGACGCGGTGGTCGTCGCCGACGGCGCCGGGCGCGTGCGCGGCACCGAAGCCGCGCGCACGGCTCCGATCACCGTCGGCACGCAGGCTGCGCTGAAGGCCGAGCAGGCGACGAAGATCGCCGCCGCGAAAGTGTCCACAGCAGACAGCACGGAGACGCCGAAGCTGGTGGTGCTGGCCGGGGACGCCCCGAAGCTCGCTTACGAGGTCGTCGTCAGCGGCCGGGACCACGGCAAGCCCACCCGCCTGCACGTCTTCGTGGACAGCACCACGGGAAAGATCCTCGACACGCGCGACGACGTCCGCGAAGCCGGTACCGGCAACTCCTACTACGCCGGCACCGTCTCCATCGACACCTCCGGCTCCGGCAGCTCCTACTCCATGACCGACCCCGGCCGCCGCGGCATCGCCTGCGGCCGCGAGGGCGGCTCGATCTTCACGAAGAGCAGCAACACCTGGGGCAACGGCTCGGGCACCGACCTCGAGACCGGCTGCGTCGACGTGCTCTACAGCGTCCAGACCGAATGGAAGATGCTCGCCGACTGGCTCGGCCGCAACGGCATCGACGGGGCAGGCGGCGGGTTCCGCGCGAGCGTCGGCCTCAACGACGTCAACGCGTACTGGGACGGCTCCTCGACGCACTTCGGGCACTCGCAGGACAACCGCCGCCAGGCGACGCCGATGGACGTCGTCGGCCACGAGTTCGGCCACGCGATCTTCCAGACCACGCCCGGCGGCGCCGGGTCGGGCAACGAGAACGGCGGGCTCAACGAGTCCACCGGCGACATCTTCGGCGCGCTGACCGAGTACTACGCCGACAACCCCAAGGACACGCCGGACTTCTCCGTCGGCGAAGGCGTCAACCTCGTCGGCCAGGGCCCGATCCGCTACATGGACAACCCGTCGAAGGTCGGCGACCCGAACTGCTACTCGGCCTCGATCCCGAGCACCGAGGTGCACGCCGCCGCGGGCCCGCAGAACCACTGGTTCTACCTCCTTTCCCAGGGCAGCGGCGCCAGCCCGACGTGCACCAACTCGACGGTGGCCGGCGTCGGCATCCAGAAGGCGGGCAAGATCTTCTACAACGGCCTGCTGAAGAAGACGTCGTCGTGGAACCACCGCGCGGCCCGCAAGGCCACCCTGGAAGCCGCGGTCGCGCTGTTCCCTGGCAGCTGCACCGAGTTCGCCGCCACCAAGGCCGCCTGGGACGCGGTGAGCGTCCCCGCGGTCAGCGGTGAACCGGCCTGCAGCGGCCAGCCGCCCGCCGGCAACGACTACTCGCTGACGCTGTCGCCGACCTCGGCGTCCGTCCAACCCGGACAGACGGCGACCACCGCGGTGACCACCCGCATCACCTCGGGCACCGCCCAGACCGTGCGGCTGGTGGCGTCCGGCCTGCCCGAGGGCGCGAAGGCGACGATCAGCCCGGCGAGCATCTCCTCCGGCGGCACGGCGACGCTGACCATCACCACGTCGGCGACCACGCCGGAGGGCACCAGCCAGGTGACGGTCACCGGCGACGGCACCGACGCCGACCACAGCGCGCAGTTCTCGCTCACCGTCGGCACCGGCACCCCGCCGCCGACCGGCTGCGACGGCCTCGCCGAGTGGGACTCCGCCAAGGCGTACGTGCCGAACGACGTGGTGGGCCACAACGGTCACAAGTGGACGTCGCTGTGGTACTCCACCGGGGCCGAACCCGGCGCACCCGGCTCGTGGGCCGTTTGGAGCGACGCCGGCGCCTGCTGA
- a CDS encoding helix-turn-helix domain-containing protein has translation MTSAPAEPLGARIRRLRTGRGWTQRELAEPGYDRGFLAKVETGSRPPSEEMLAYLAQRLGLTVDELRFGRPPGVAAELRAALDEGYRDLEQGRIAAAEERFAAVGKQAAGYHLDDVECYARFCQAEVRWQLFDVAGAQRGLEHAEELAGAAPPWLRAMIVHRWSGCRFQRGDAGAAIARLEAELATRPSDPDAELCLLTALIHPLMEMGGLHRARRAAEDGRRLARAAARPDFVARFHRQASQVWQATGRADRADEDLTEACRLFASVGFDRDAARCRWARGYLLRHLGRLDEARAELTAARGQLAAIGADEGFAGATLELAEVRLRQGAPEEAATLVSEVRELLSRDVESLGEATSLLGQIAAAQGDPETATGLLRQAFEIQTRADLHGAAVSTALRLGDTLRQCGHLDEAVEAYRRGLDSAAGTDT, from the coding sequence ATGACCAGTGCCCCCGCCGAACCGCTCGGAGCGCGGATCCGGCGGCTGCGCACCGGCCGCGGCTGGACCCAGCGCGAGCTGGCCGAGCCGGGCTACGACCGGGGCTTCCTGGCGAAGGTCGAGACCGGCAGCCGCCCGCCGTCGGAGGAGATGCTGGCCTACCTGGCGCAGCGGCTCGGGCTGACCGTCGACGAGCTGCGGTTCGGCCGCCCGCCCGGCGTCGCCGCCGAGCTGCGTGCGGCACTGGACGAGGGGTACCGCGACCTCGAACAGGGCCGGATCGCCGCCGCGGAGGAGCGGTTCGCCGCCGTGGGCAAGCAGGCGGCGGGCTACCACCTCGACGACGTCGAGTGCTACGCGCGGTTCTGCCAGGCCGAGGTGCGGTGGCAGCTCTTCGACGTCGCGGGGGCGCAACGGGGGCTGGAGCACGCGGAGGAACTGGCCGGCGCGGCTCCGCCGTGGCTGCGGGCGATGATCGTGCACCGGTGGTCGGGCTGCCGGTTCCAGCGCGGCGACGCCGGAGCGGCGATCGCCCGGCTCGAGGCCGAGCTGGCGACCCGGCCGTCGGACCCGGATGCCGAGCTGTGCCTGCTGACCGCGTTGATCCACCCGCTGATGGAGATGGGCGGCCTGCACCGGGCCCGCCGCGCGGCCGAGGACGGACGGCGGCTGGCGCGGGCGGCGGCGCGGCCGGACTTCGTCGCGCGGTTCCACCGGCAGGCGTCGCAGGTGTGGCAGGCGACCGGCCGGGCGGACCGGGCGGACGAGGACCTGACCGAGGCGTGCCGGCTGTTCGCGTCGGTCGGGTTCGACCGCGACGCGGCCCGCTGCCGCTGGGCGCGCGGCTACCTCCTGCGGCACCTGGGCCGCCTCGACGAGGCCCGCGCGGAGCTGACGGCCGCCCGCGGCCAGCTGGCGGCGATCGGCGCGGACGAAGGCTTCGCCGGGGCGACGCTCGAGCTGGCCGAAGTCCGGCTCCGGCAAGGCGCGCCGGAAGAGGCCGCGACGCTCGTTTCCGAGGTCCGGGAGCTGTTGTCCCGTGACGTCGAGTCGCTGGGCGAAGCGACGAGCCTGCTGGGCCAGATCGCCGCGGCCCAGGGCGACCCCGAGACGGCGACCGGGCTGCTGCGGCAGGCCTTCGAGATCCAGACGCGGGCGGATCTCCACGGCGCCGCGGTGTCGACGGCCCTGCGGCTCGGCGACACGCTCCGGCAATGCGGTCACCTCGACGAAGCCGTCGAGGCCTACCGCCGCGGCCTGGATTCGGCCGCCGGCACCGACACGTAA
- a CDS encoding TIGR00730 family Rossman fold protein: MSEQSEWPDGQYPERPVERQKGPVVLRGDRRDQGSTTDQRLLDSRGPSDWVHTDPWRVLRIQAEFVEGFGALAEVPRAVTVFGSARTKREHPEYELGRKIGGALANAGFAVMTGGGPGAMEAVNRGAAEAGGFSVGLGIELPFEQGLNPWVDLGVNFRYFFARKTMFIKYSQAFICLPGGFGTLDELFEALTLVQTKKVTKFPVVLFGSDYWGGLYDWIAKTVQAEGKVSPHDLDLLHVTDDIDDAVRVVQESYQAWEDTH; this comes from the coding sequence GTGAGCGAACAGTCTGAATGGCCGGACGGCCAATACCCCGAACGCCCGGTGGAGCGCCAGAAGGGCCCGGTCGTGCTGCGCGGCGACCGCCGTGACCAGGGCAGCACGACCGACCAGCGGCTGCTCGACTCGCGCGGCCCGAGCGACTGGGTGCACACCGACCCGTGGCGGGTGCTGCGGATCCAGGCCGAGTTCGTCGAGGGCTTCGGCGCGCTCGCCGAGGTCCCGCGTGCGGTCACCGTGTTCGGCTCGGCCCGCACCAAGCGCGAGCACCCGGAGTACGAGCTCGGCCGCAAGATCGGTGGGGCGCTGGCCAACGCCGGCTTCGCGGTGATGACGGGCGGCGGCCCGGGCGCGATGGAGGCGGTCAACCGCGGCGCGGCCGAGGCCGGCGGCTTCTCCGTCGGGCTCGGCATCGAGCTGCCGTTCGAGCAAGGCCTGAACCCGTGGGTCGACCTCGGCGTCAACTTCCGCTACTTCTTCGCCCGCAAGACGATGTTCATCAAGTATTCGCAGGCCTTCATCTGCCTGCCCGGCGGCTTCGGCACGCTCGACGAGCTGTTCGAGGCGCTGACCCTGGTGCAGACGAAGAAGGTCACGAAGTTCCCGGTGGTGCTGTTCGGCAGCGACTACTGGGGCGGGCTGTACGACTGGATCGCCAAGACCGTGCAGGCCGAAGGCAAGGTCAGCCCGCACGACCTCGACCTGCTGCACGTCACCGACGACATCGACGACGCCGTCCGCGTGGTGCAGGAGTCCTACCAGGCGTGGGAGGACACGCACTGA
- a CDS encoding TIGR00730 family Rossman fold protein — protein MRRICVFCGSSMGFSPRYAEQAAALGKLLAQRGIGLVYGGASVGTMGVVADAALAAGGEVIGVIPEALSSVEIAHAGLTELHVVADMHERKAKMAALSDGFVALPGGAGTLEELFEVWTWAQLGLHGKPIGLVDVDGYYAPLMTFADHMVTEGFLRDGYRQLLLADADPAALLDRFETYEPPAPPKWAKEAPGI, from the coding sequence ATGCGGCGGATCTGTGTCTTCTGCGGGTCGTCGATGGGCTTCTCGCCGCGGTACGCCGAGCAGGCGGCCGCGCTCGGGAAGCTGCTCGCCCAGCGCGGCATCGGCCTGGTCTACGGCGGCGCGAGCGTCGGCACGATGGGCGTGGTCGCCGACGCCGCGCTGGCCGCGGGCGGCGAGGTGATCGGCGTCATCCCGGAGGCGCTCTCCAGCGTCGAGATCGCGCACGCCGGGCTGACCGAGCTGCACGTCGTCGCGGACATGCACGAGCGCAAGGCCAAGATGGCGGCCCTCTCCGACGGCTTCGTCGCGCTGCCGGGCGGCGCGGGCACCCTGGAAGAGCTGTTCGAGGTCTGGACGTGGGCCCAGCTCGGCCTGCACGGCAAGCCGATCGGCCTGGTCGACGTCGACGGGTACTACGCGCCCCTGATGACGTTCGCCGACCACATGGTCACCGAGGGCTTCCTCCGGGACGGCTACCGGCAGCTCCTGCTCGCCGACGCCGACCCGGCCGCGCTGCTCGACCGGTTCGAGACGTACGAGCCGCCCGCGCCGCCGAAGTGGGCGAAGGAAGCACCGGGGATCTGA
- a CDS encoding glycosyltransferase family 4 protein, producing MSTDLLTETFEVVEDRGVGLVGDGALDERERRLLIGAATYHSLVRRGATLRLTVVRALHVGYPSLTDERCLHIGWTQDRESVGSVVVRSLVAPEPGTQVTGGFVDLVIDVGGKPVVQNSYQQLNGPIGKAKKLVRSRVPFQYDHLRQLRTDVVEKRMRSTQLPRRLPVAGNTNYHRAATTARPAILFGLHWLELGGAERWALDCIQLAKEAGFVPIVVTDRDSAHPWITRPEFDDTVIIPITHPIKLGTDSALFGGLFAAFDIRGIHVHHNTWLYDRLSWVKSVWPDVPVVDSQHVLEWRTGGFVDHAVQVSAMIDQHHVISPQLRDYLIHRQSIPAHKVVLATLANATTAGITPDTVGAEAKSSPFTVTYIGRFHQQKRPHVFLKLAAELKKSSPVPVRFIVQGDGPLADEVHALRGRLGLTDVLEVRAADHPVKDTLAESDVLVVTSENEGLTLTTFEATAAGVPVVSSDVGSQASVVPDGLLCPRHPYAFVRQAAEKIRTMMSSPDQRKQWFEEQAAKNEAFAKLPKASAWAKELYQGWKKQ from the coding sequence GTGAGTACCGATTTGCTGACTGAGACGTTCGAAGTGGTCGAAGACCGTGGTGTCGGTCTCGTCGGGGATGGTGCCCTCGACGAGCGCGAACGCCGGTTGCTCATCGGTGCGGCCACCTACCACTCCCTGGTGCGACGCGGCGCGACACTGCGCCTGACCGTCGTCCGGGCGCTGCACGTGGGCTACCCGTCGCTGACCGACGAGCGCTGCCTGCACATCGGCTGGACCCAGGACCGCGAGTCGGTCGGTTCCGTGGTCGTGCGCAGCCTGGTCGCTCCGGAACCCGGCACGCAGGTTACGGGCGGGTTCGTCGACCTCGTCATCGACGTCGGCGGCAAGCCGGTCGTGCAGAACAGCTACCAGCAGCTCAACGGCCCGATCGGCAAGGCCAAGAAGCTGGTCCGGTCGCGGGTCCCGTTCCAGTACGACCACCTGCGTCAGCTGCGGACCGACGTCGTCGAGAAGCGCATGCGCTCCACGCAGCTGCCGCGGCGGCTGCCGGTCGCCGGCAACACGAACTACCACCGCGCGGCCACCACCGCCCGGCCCGCCATCCTGTTCGGCCTGCACTGGCTCGAGCTCGGCGGCGCGGAGCGCTGGGCGCTGGACTGCATCCAGCTGGCCAAGGAAGCCGGATTCGTCCCGATCGTCGTCACCGACCGGGACTCGGCCCACCCGTGGATCACGCGGCCCGAGTTCGACGACACGGTGATCATCCCGATCACCCACCCGATCAAGCTGGGCACCGACTCCGCGTTGTTCGGCGGGCTGTTCGCGGCCTTCGACATCCGCGGCATCCACGTGCACCACAACACCTGGCTCTACGACCGGCTGTCCTGGGTGAAGTCGGTCTGGCCGGACGTCCCGGTCGTCGATTCGCAGCACGTCCTGGAGTGGCGGACCGGCGGTTTCGTCGACCACGCCGTCCAGGTGTCGGCGATGATCGACCAGCACCACGTGATCTCCCCGCAGCTGCGCGACTACCTGATCCACCGGCAGAGCATCCCGGCGCACAAGGTGGTCCTCGCCACCCTCGCGAACGCCACCACCGCCGGGATCACCCCGGACACCGTCGGCGCCGAGGCGAAGTCCTCGCCGTTCACGGTGACCTACATCGGCCGCTTCCACCAGCAGAAGCGACCGCACGTGTTCCTGAAGCTCGCCGCCGAGCTCAAGAAGTCGTCGCCGGTCCCGGTGCGGTTCATCGTCCAGGGCGACGGCCCGCTCGCGGACGAGGTGCACGCCCTGCGCGGCCGGCTGGGCCTGACCGACGTGCTCGAGGTCCGCGCGGCCGACCACCCGGTCAAGGACACCCTGGCCGAGTCCGACGTCCTGGTCGTCACTTCGGAGAACGAGGGCCTGACCCTGACGACCTTCGAGGCCACCGCCGCCGGGGTCCCGGTGGTCTCGTCCGACGTGGGCTCCCAGGCTTCGGTGGTCCCCGACGGCCTGCTGTGCCCGCGGCACCCGTACGCTTTCGTGCGGCAGGCGGCCGAGAAGATCCGGACCATGATGTCTTCCCCGGACCAGCGCAAGCAGTGGTTCGAGGAGCAGGCCGCCAAGAACGAAGCCTTTGCCAAACTGCCCAAGGCCAGCGCCTGGGCCAAGGAGCTGTACCAAGGGTGGAAGAAGCAGTGA
- a CDS encoding glycosyltransferase family 2 protein, translating to MEEAVNKVAAVVVTYNRKDKLRKVLDHILAQSLAPEWVVVVDNASTDGTDEVLASYATEPRVTVLRLSENTGGAGGFSAGMAKGYELGADFLWIMDDDCYAQPDALEEMVNGLDKAEQTLGHQMPFACSLVKWTDGGICEMNNPGTTWDWGRLLSLGQQAVLVNHCSFVSVLIPRWTLTRFGLPLTDYFIWFDDMEYTLRVAQAAPGVQVLTSVVVHDLPENRGVNFGQINHQNVWKYEYGARNELSYRLHHESPFAAAGFAIRVLRGMAQGHVSRSLRLRIVKALARGVKFDPKPKFPRSVL from the coding sequence GTGGAAGAAGCAGTGAACAAGGTCGCCGCGGTCGTCGTCACCTACAACCGCAAGGACAAGCTCCGCAAGGTGCTCGACCACATCCTGGCCCAGAGCCTGGCCCCCGAGTGGGTCGTGGTCGTCGACAACGCGTCGACCGACGGCACCGACGAGGTGCTCGCGTCGTACGCGACCGAACCGCGCGTCACCGTGCTGCGCCTGTCCGAGAACACCGGCGGCGCCGGCGGCTTCTCGGCGGGCATGGCCAAGGGGTACGAGCTGGGCGCCGACTTCCTCTGGATCATGGACGACGACTGCTACGCGCAGCCGGACGCCCTCGAGGAGATGGTCAACGGGCTCGACAAGGCCGAACAGACCCTCGGCCACCAGATGCCCTTCGCCTGCTCGCTGGTGAAGTGGACCGACGGCGGCATCTGCGAGATGAACAACCCCGGCACGACCTGGGACTGGGGGCGGTTGCTCTCGCTCGGGCAGCAGGCGGTGCTCGTCAACCACTGCTCGTTCGTGTCGGTGCTGATCCCGCGCTGGACGCTGACCCGCTTCGGGCTGCCGCTGACCGACTACTTCATCTGGTTCGACGACATGGAGTACACCCTGCGCGTCGCCCAGGCCGCGCCCGGGGTCCAGGTGCTGACCAGCGTCGTCGTGCACGACCTCCCGGAGAACCGGGGAGTGAACTTCGGCCAGATCAACCACCAGAACGTGTGGAAGTACGAGTACGGCGCCCGCAACGAGCTCTCCTACCGGCTGCACCACGAAAGCCCGTTCGCCGCCGCCGGGTTCGCCATCCGCGTGCTCCGGGGCATGGCGCAGGGGCACGTTTCCCGGTCGCTGCGGCTGCGTATCGTGAAGGCCCTGGCACGCGGGGTGAAGTTCGACCCGAAGCCGAAGTTCCCGCGTTCGGTGCTCTGA
- a CDS encoding acyltransferase codes for MDADNGRVLTVSPPGATPVAGVADGGAIPKTEAKPARSAKPGVHIGQLTGIRAVAALWVLAFHFRPELLKSFGFLYPLVPVFNVGYLGVDLFFVLSGFILTFTHLDRMAENWGPKKMVGFLWLRLSRIWPVLFFMLLVWGAYHAFSVEANNDGRLQAALDPSRFLSHVFLVHAWSTAHHDWNPVDWSLSAEWLAYLAFTVLVVLLSRMLVHVSTRALLVVAAVLMVPMVVIGMGFQDGSDLLWNGDTIVGGIVPLRVLTEFFAGAVVALLVMRHGSTVKLPWFLKPTTILVAIVVLVYAVQRWDPAPRFRFDQDWRINGHLMWGSTETVVVVPLFLLLIGSLAVSRRDPATRLLASRVLVWGGKVSFALYMVHWLFLDLARKMIYSKLAIPEQLSGWQSWPFRLTVLVAIGLAVLSAHLVYRFVEEPCRRIMRTLLPSSMRV; via the coding sequence ATGGACGCAGACAACGGCCGGGTGCTGACGGTGTCCCCGCCCGGGGCCACTCCGGTCGCCGGCGTCGCCGACGGGGGCGCAATACCGAAGACCGAGGCGAAACCGGCGCGGTCCGCCAAGCCGGGTGTGCACATCGGCCAGCTCACCGGCATCCGCGCGGTGGCCGCGTTGTGGGTGCTCGCCTTCCACTTCCGGCCGGAGCTGCTGAAGTCGTTCGGGTTCCTGTACCCGCTGGTCCCGGTCTTCAACGTGGGCTACCTCGGGGTGGACCTGTTCTTCGTGCTCAGCGGCTTCATCCTGACCTTCACCCACCTCGACCGGATGGCCGAGAACTGGGGACCGAAGAAGATGGTCGGTTTCCTGTGGCTGCGGCTGTCCCGGATCTGGCCGGTGCTGTTCTTCATGCTGCTCGTGTGGGGCGCCTACCACGCCTTCTCGGTGGAGGCGAACAACGACGGACGGCTGCAGGCCGCGTTGGACCCGTCCCGCTTCCTGTCGCACGTGTTCCTGGTGCACGCCTGGAGCACGGCCCACCACGACTGGAACCCGGTCGACTGGTCGCTGAGCGCCGAATGGCTGGCCTACCTGGCCTTCACCGTGCTGGTGGTGCTCCTGTCCCGGATGCTCGTCCACGTCAGCACCCGGGCGCTGCTGGTGGTGGCCGCGGTTCTCATGGTGCCGATGGTGGTCATCGGCATGGGGTTCCAGGACGGCAGCGACCTGCTGTGGAACGGCGACACGATCGTCGGGGGGATCGTCCCGCTGCGGGTGCTCACCGAGTTCTTCGCGGGCGCGGTGGTCGCCCTGCTGGTGATGCGGCACGGTTCGACGGTGAAGCTGCCCTGGTTCCTGAAGCCGACCACGATCCTGGTGGCGATCGTCGTGCTCGTCTACGCCGTGCAGCGGTGGGACCCGGCGCCGAGGTTCCGCTTCGACCAGGACTGGCGGATCAACGGCCACCTGATGTGGGGCTCGACCGAGACCGTCGTCGTGGTGCCGCTGTTCCTGCTGCTGATCGGTTCGCTGGCGGTCAGCCGCCGGGATCCGGCGACCAGGCTGCTGGCCAGCCGGGTGCTGGTGTGGGGCGGCAAGGTCTCCTTCGCGCTGTATATGGTGCACTGGTTGTTCCTCGACCTGGCGCGCAAGATGATTTATTCGAAGCTCGCCATCCCCGAACAGCTGTCCGGGTGGCAGAGCTGGCCGTTCCGCCTTACCGTGCTCGTGGCGATCGGGCTGGCGGTGCTGAGTGCCCACCTGGTGTACCGGTTCGTCGAAGAGCCCTGCCGCCGGATCATGCGTACTCTGCTGCCCTCATCGATGAGGGTGTGA
- a CDS encoding class I SAM-dependent methyltransferase, producing the protein MRDLIRRSLRADRLRRSLRDKVARAVEEAVGRHFAEQSARLDDLSREVAELRRQVPAETGGQAERVVERVIEHISHVEHRVRRDLEFAGETEAAQRSAAFVRDHMKTARPFPSPHSTLEHGLSLAPEGGLALEFGVYSGTTLKIIAQARGGESVYGFDSFEGLPETWRAGYPAGTFDMDSLPDVPGAELVVGWFDDVLPGFLEAHPGPVDLLHVDCDLYSSTKTVLDLVGPRLRPGSIVVFDEYFNYSGWQEHEHRAWLEYVERAGLKFEYLAYTVDHEQVVVKVLG; encoded by the coding sequence ATGCGCGACCTCATTCGCCGGAGCCTGCGCGCCGACCGGCTTCGCCGTTCCTTGCGTGACAAGGTCGCGCGGGCCGTCGAAGAAGCGGTCGGCCGGCACTTCGCGGAGCAGTCGGCCAGACTGGACGACCTGAGCCGGGAGGTCGCCGAGCTGCGGCGGCAGGTGCCCGCGGAGACCGGCGGCCAGGCCGAGCGGGTGGTCGAGCGGGTGATCGAGCACATCAGCCACGTCGAGCACCGCGTCCGCCGTGACCTGGAGTTCGCGGGGGAGACCGAGGCGGCGCAGCGCAGTGCCGCGTTCGTCCGGGACCACATGAAGACCGCCCGTCCGTTCCCGTCGCCGCACAGCACGCTGGAACACGGCCTGTCGCTCGCCCCCGAAGGCGGCCTGGCGCTCGAGTTCGGCGTGTACTCGGGCACCACGTTGAAGATCATCGCCCAGGCCCGCGGCGGCGAGTCGGTGTACGGCTTCGACTCGTTCGAAGGGCTGCCGGAGACCTGGCGCGCGGGCTACCCCGCCGGGACGTTCGACATGGACAGCTTGCCCGACGTGCCGGGCGCCGAGCTGGTCGTCGGCTGGTTCGACGACGTGCTCCCCGGCTTCCTCGAGGCGCACCCCGGTCCGGTGGACCTGCTGCACGTGGACTGCGACCTGTACTCCTCGACGAAGACCGTCCTCGACCTGGTCGGCCCGCGCCTGCGGCCGGGCTCGATCGTGGTGTTCGACGAGTACTTCAACTACTCCGGCTGGCAGGAGCACGAGCACCGGGCGTGGCTGGAGTACGTCGAGCGGGCCGGGCTCAAGTTCGAATACCTGGCCTACACGGTCGACCACGAGCAGGTCGTCGTGAAGGTGCTCGGCTGA